The genomic stretch GCGACGAGCACGCAGGGGCCGCTCCCCCTCGGGCGGCCGCCCCCGCCGACGCGGCCGACCGGGCATCGACCTGCTGCTCCACGAGCGCGCCGTGCCGGCGCGCCCGCTCCCAGGCGATCGGCACGAACAACGGCCCGAGGACGGCGCCGAGCAGGTACCACACGCCCTGCCGGTGTCCCCGCCGGTGCAGCAGCACCAGCACGCCGACCATGCCGATGCCCGCCCAGAGCACCACAGCCAGGACCCACCAGACCCACGACACGACGGTTGCCTCCTTGTGCTCGACAGTCCTCCAGGCTTCCTCGCCGGTTCCCGGCGCGGCAACCGGTCGATCCCGGCAACAGTGGTGGCGATCCGATTTCCCTGCCCCGGCAATCGGCTTCTCCGGGAGGACGCTGCTACCGTGGGTCCGTGCGCGGCAGCCTCCTGCTTACCCGCCGCGGCGAGGCCCTCTCCTAGGTCGGCCCCCTCGCCGCGGTGACCTGCCGTGACGCTGCCTTCCTCCGCGGAGTGCGTACCCGGCGCCTGCTGACCGCCCCACCGGAGCTGGACCCCAGCCCGCGCCAGAGGAGCCGAACCCCCGTGAGCCCCGAACACCCCCACGTACGCAATCCGCAGCAGCCCTCGCGGATGCCGATCCATCGCTACGCGCCGTTCACCCCGATCGTCCTGGCCGACCGCACCTGGCCGGACACGGTCACCACGAAGGCCCCGCGCTGGTGCGCCGTCGACCTCCGCGACGGCAACCAGGCGCTGATCGACCCGATGACACCGGACCGCAAGCGGCGCATGTTCGAGCTGCTGGTCCGCATGGGCTACAAGGAGATCGAGGTCGGGTTCCCGGCGGCCAGCCAGACCGACTTCGACTTCGTCCGCCAGCTGATCGAGGACGACCTGGTCCCCGACGACGTCACCATCCAGGTGCTCACCCAGGCGCGCGACGAGCTGATCGAGCGCACCTACGAGTCCCTGCGCGGCGCCCGGCAGGCGATCGTCCACCTGTACAACTCGACGTCGACCCTGCAGCGCCGGGTCGTGTTCGGTCTGGACCGGGCCGGCATCGTCGACATCGCCGTCCACGGCGCGGAGATGGTGCGCAAGCTGGCCGAGCAGATGGTGGGCACCGAGATCCTCTTCGAGTACTCGCCCGAGTCCTTCACCGGCACCGAGCTCGACTTCGCCGTCGAGGTCTGCAACGCGGTCACCGACGTGTGGGAGCCCACGCCGGACCGGCCCACGATCATCAACCTGCCGGCGACCGTCGAGATGGCCGAGCCGACGGTCTACGCCGACCAGATCGAGTGGATGCACCGCAACCTCGGCCGGCGCGACGCCGTCGTCCTGAGCCTGCACCCGCACAACGACCGGGGTACCGCCGTGGCCGCCGCCGAGCTGGGCTACCGCGCCGGCGCCGACCGCATCGAGGGGTGCCTGTTCGGCAACGGCGAGCGCACCGGCAACGTCGACCTGGTCACCCTGGGCCTGAACCTGTTCAGCCAGGGCATCGACCCGCAGATCGACTTCTCCGACATCGACGAGATCCGCCGCACCGTCGAGTACTGCAACCAGCTGGGCGTGCACGAACGCCACCCCTACGGCGGCGAC from Blastococcus sp. PRF04-17 encodes the following:
- the leuA gene encoding 2-isopropylmalate synthase; protein product: MSPEHPHVRNPQQPSRMPIHRYAPFTPIVLADRTWPDTVTTKAPRWCAVDLRDGNQALIDPMTPDRKRRMFELLVRMGYKEIEVGFPAASQTDFDFVRQLIEDDLVPDDVTIQVLTQARDELIERTYESLRGARQAIVHLYNSTSTLQRRVVFGLDRAGIVDIAVHGAEMVRKLAEQMVGTEILFEYSPESFTGTELDFAVEVCNAVTDVWEPTPDRPTIINLPATVEMAEPTVYADQIEWMHRNLGRRDAVVLSLHPHNDRGTAVAAAELGYRAGADRIEGCLFGNGERTGNVDLVTLGLNLFSQGIDPQIDFSDIDEIRRTVEYCNQLGVHERHPYGGDLVYTAFSGSHQDAINKGFKALEADAVAAGKPVADMPWAVPYLPIDPKDVGRSYEAVIRVNSQSGKGGVAYIMKTENHLDLPRRLQIEFSAVIQRHTDDEGGEVTAEQMWSAFSSEYLPDPAAPWGRFALSGHRHQAHGEQLDEMVVELTDHGVPVTVEGRGNGPIAAFVDALSTLGVDVRVLDYAEHAMSAGGDARAAAYVECAVGDRVLWGVGIDPNIVSASLRAVVSAVNRAQR